The proteins below are encoded in one region of Pseudomonas putida NBRC 14164:
- a CDS encoding glutamine synthetase family protein: protein MTSVTPCASSSSEMNDFLQAHPETQYVDLLISDMNGVVRGKRIERASLHKVYEKGINLPASLFALDINGSTVESTGLGLDIGDADRICFPIPGTLSDEPWQKRPTAQLLMTMHEIEGAPFFADPREVLRQVVSKFDDLGLTICAAFELEFYLIDQDNLNGRPQPPRSPISGKRPQSTQVYLIDDLDEYADCLQDMLEAAKEQGLPADAIVKESAPAQFEVNLHHVADPLKACDYAILLKRLIKNVAYDHEMDTTFMAKPYPGQAGNGLHVHISLLDKKTGKNIFSSDDPLQSDTLRHAIGGVLETMPASMAFLCPNINSYRRFGAQFYVPNAPSWGLDNRTVAVRVPTDSSENVRLEHRVAGADANPYLMLAAILAGVHHGLTNKVEPDAPIEGNSYEQLEQSLPNNLRDALRALDDSEVLNQYISPDYIDIFVACKESELAEFEVSISDLEYNWYLHTV, encoded by the coding sequence ATGACGTCGGTAACCCCGTGCGCCAGTTCTTCCAGCGAGATGAATGACTTCCTCCAGGCCCATCCGGAAACGCAGTACGTCGACCTGCTGATCTCCGACATGAATGGCGTGGTACGTGGCAAGCGCATCGAGCGGGCCAGCCTGCACAAGGTGTACGAGAAAGGCATCAACCTGCCGGCTTCGCTGTTCGCCCTGGACATCAACGGTTCCACGGTAGAGAGCACCGGCCTTGGCCTGGACATCGGCGATGCCGACCGCATCTGCTTCCCTATCCCCGGCACGCTGTCGGATGAGCCGTGGCAGAAACGCCCCACCGCCCAGCTGCTGATGACCATGCACGAGATCGAAGGCGCGCCGTTTTTCGCCGACCCGCGTGAAGTGCTGCGTCAGGTGGTGAGCAAGTTCGACGACCTGGGCCTCACTATTTGCGCGGCGTTCGAGCTGGAGTTCTACCTGATCGATCAGGACAACCTCAACGGCCGCCCGCAGCCGCCGCGCTCGCCCATTTCCGGCAAGCGTCCGCAGTCGACCCAGGTGTACCTGATCGACGACCTCGACGAATACGCCGACTGCCTGCAGGACATGCTCGAAGCGGCCAAGGAGCAGGGCCTGCCTGCCGATGCCATCGTCAAAGAAAGCGCCCCGGCGCAGTTCGAGGTCAACCTGCACCACGTGGCCGACCCGCTGAAGGCCTGCGACTATGCGATCCTGCTCAAGCGGCTGATCAAGAACGTTGCCTACGACCATGAGATGGACACCACCTTCATGGCCAAGCCCTACCCGGGCCAGGCCGGCAACGGCCTGCACGTGCATATCTCGCTGCTGGACAAGAAAACCGGCAAGAACATCTTCTCGAGCGATGACCCGCTGCAAAGCGACACGCTGCGCCACGCCATTGGTGGTGTGCTGGAGACCATGCCAGCGTCGATGGCCTTCCTCTGCCCGAACATCAACTCGTACCGCCGCTTCGGCGCGCAGTTCTATGTGCCCAATGCGCCGAGCTGGGGCCTGGACAACCGCACCGTCGCCGTGCGCGTGCCTACCGACAGCAGCGAAAACGTGCGCCTGGAACACCGTGTGGCCGGCGCCGATGCCAACCCGTACCTGATGCTCGCGGCAATCCTTGCCGGCGTGCATCACGGCCTGACCAACAAGGTCGAGCCGGATGCCCCGATCGAGGGCAACTCATACGAGCAGCTGGAACAGAGCCTGCCGAACAACCTGCGTGATGCCCTGCGCGCGCTGGACGACAGCGAAGTGCTCAACCAATACATCAGCCCGGACTACATCGATATCTTCGTGGCCTGCAAGGAAAGCGAGCTGGCCGAGTTCGAAGTGTCGATTTCCGACCTTGAGTACAACTGGTACCTGCACACGGTGTAA
- a CDS encoding LysR family transcriptional regulator has translation MQYQITHADLSLVLALERGRSLAKAAELLKVDVSTVFRSIRRLESALGTALFVKSRKGYLPTDTAQALAEQAERAEQALEAARIAMTSGEQVVSGTVRVTCTEAVMHSLLLPALAEFMPNYPALSLEMGTSNTFANLSRRDADIALRLTNTPPEHLVGRNLGSTSYVVCGKPQWRERLAESAVSVPWIAPDDSMQDHPTVVWRNQQHPGLSPRYQCSGMSTIAQLVTAGLGVAALPDYMVHALPGVDALSGPLPGCDTQLWLLTRPDCRALRSVQTLFEELTPRLRGAML, from the coding sequence ATGCAATATCAGATCACCCACGCCGACCTCTCCCTGGTCCTGGCACTGGAGCGCGGCCGCTCACTGGCCAAAGCCGCCGAGCTCCTCAAAGTCGACGTTTCGACGGTATTCCGCTCGATCCGACGGCTGGAGTCGGCGCTGGGCACCGCCTTGTTCGTCAAGAGCCGCAAGGGCTACCTGCCGACCGACACTGCCCAGGCCCTGGCCGAGCAGGCCGAGCGCGCGGAACAGGCGCTGGAGGCGGCGCGCATTGCCATGACCAGTGGCGAGCAGGTTGTAAGCGGCACGGTGCGGGTGACCTGCACCGAGGCGGTGATGCATAGCCTGCTGCTGCCGGCGCTGGCCGAGTTCATGCCCAACTACCCGGCCTTGTCGCTGGAGATGGGCACCTCGAACACCTTCGCCAACCTCAGCCGGCGCGATGCCGACATTGCCCTGCGCCTGACCAATACACCACCGGAACACCTGGTGGGTCGCAACCTGGGGTCCACCTCCTATGTGGTCTGCGGCAAGCCGCAGTGGCGCGAGCGCCTGGCAGAATCGGCCGTCAGCGTGCCATGGATCGCCCCCGACGACTCGATGCAGGACCACCCCACGGTGGTCTGGCGCAACCAGCAGCACCCTGGGTTGAGCCCGCGCTACCAGTGCAGCGGCATGTCGACCATCGCCCAACTGGTAACTGCCGGCCTGGGCGTGGCGGCGCTGCCGGACTACATGGTGCACGCCCTGCCCGGCGTGGATGCGCTGAGCGGACCGCTGCCGGGTTGCGACACGCAGCTGTGGCTGCTGACCCGGCCGGACTGCCGGGCGCTGCGCTCGGTGCAGACCCTTTTCGAAGAGCTGACGCCGCGGTTGCGTGGCGCGATGCTCTGA
- the spoT gene encoding bifunctional GTP diphosphokinase/guanosine-3',5'-bis pyrophosphate 3'-pyrophosphohydrolase produces MPGIEALAERLSTYLGPEQVNLVRRAYFYAEQAHDGQRRRSGEPYVTHPLAVASILADMHMDHQSLMAAMLHDVIEDTGIAKEALSQQFGETVAELVDGVSKLTQMNFETKAEAQAENFQKMAMAMARDIRVILVKLADRLHNMRTLEVLSGEKRRRIAKETLEIYAPIANRLGMHTVRVEFEDLGFKAMHPMRSSLIHRAVKSARGNRKEIVAKIEHSLANCLAADGIEGEVSGRQKHLYGIYKKMRGKRRAFNEIMDVYAFRIIVDKVDTCYRVLGAVHNLYKPLPGRFKDYIAIPKANGYQSLHTTLFGMHGVPIEIQIRTREMEEMANNGIAAHWLYKSNDDEQPKGSHARARQWVKGILELQQRAGNSLEFIESVKIDLFPDEVYVFTPKGRIMELPKGSTAVDFAYAVHTDVGNSCIACRINRRLAPLSEPLQSGSTVEIVSAPGARPNPAWLNFVVTGKARTHIRHALKQQRRSESISLGERLLNKVLTGFDSSLEKIPQERIQAILAEYRLELIEDLLEDIGLGNRMAYVVARRLLSADGEQLPAPEGPLAIRGTEGLVLSYAKCCTPIPGDPIVGHLSAGKGMVVHLENCRNISEIRHNPEKCVQLSWAKDITGEFNVELRVELEHQRGLIALLASSVNAADGNIEKISMDERDGRISVVQLVVSVHDRVHLARVIKKLRTLTGVVRITRMRT; encoded by the coding sequence ATGCCGGGTATAGAAGCCTTGGCCGAACGGCTGTCGACCTACCTTGGCCCCGAACAGGTCAACCTGGTTCGGCGCGCCTATTTCTACGCCGAACAGGCCCACGATGGGCAGCGCCGCCGCAGTGGCGAGCCCTACGTGACCCACCCGCTGGCCGTGGCCAGCATCCTCGCCGACATGCACATGGACCATCAAAGCCTGATGGCGGCCATGCTGCACGATGTCATCGAAGACACCGGTATCGCCAAGGAAGCCCTCAGCCAGCAGTTTGGCGAGACGGTGGCCGAACTGGTCGATGGGGTCAGCAAGCTGACCCAGATGAACTTCGAGACCAAGGCCGAGGCGCAGGCCGAAAACTTCCAGAAGATGGCCATGGCCATGGCCCGCGACATTCGCGTGATCCTGGTCAAGCTGGCCGACCGCCTGCACAACATGCGCACCCTGGAAGTGCTGTCCGGCGAAAAACGCCGGCGCATCGCCAAGGAAACCCTGGAAATCTACGCCCCCATCGCCAACCGCCTGGGCATGCACACCGTGCGCGTGGAGTTCGAGGACCTCGGCTTCAAGGCCATGCACCCGATGCGCTCGTCGCTGATTCACCGGGCGGTGAAAAGCGCACGCGGCAACCGCAAAGAGATCGTCGCCAAGATCGAGCATTCGCTGGCCAACTGCCTGGCTGCCGACGGCATCGAGGGCGAGGTCAGCGGCCGGCAGAAACACCTCTATGGCATCTACAAGAAGATGCGCGGCAAGCGCCGTGCCTTCAACGAGATCATGGACGTGTATGCCTTCCGCATCATCGTCGACAAGGTCGATACCTGCTACCGCGTGCTTGGCGCCGTGCACAACCTGTACAAGCCGCTGCCCGGTCGCTTCAAGGATTACATCGCGATCCCCAAGGCCAACGGCTACCAGTCGTTGCACACCACGCTGTTCGGCATGCACGGCGTGCCCATCGAAATCCAGATCCGCACCCGTGAGATGGAAGAGATGGCCAACAACGGCATTGCCGCGCACTGGCTGTACAAGTCCAACGACGATGAACAGCCCAAGGGCAGCCACGCCCGCGCGCGCCAGTGGGTCAAGGGCATCCTCGAACTGCAGCAGCGTGCCGGCAACTCGCTGGAATTCATCGAGAGCGTGAAGATCGACCTGTTCCCGGACGAGGTCTACGTGTTCACGCCCAAAGGCCGCATCATGGAGCTGCCCAAAGGCTCCACGGCGGTGGACTTCGCCTACGCGGTGCACACCGACGTCGGCAACAGCTGCATCGCCTGCCGCATCAACCGCCGCCTGGCGCCGCTGTCCGAACCGCTGCAAAGCGGCTCGACGGTGGAAATCGTCAGCGCCCCAGGCGCACGGCCGAACCCGGCCTGGCTCAACTTCGTGGTGACCGGCAAGGCGCGCACGCACATCCGCCACGCGCTCAAGCAACAGCGCCGCTCCGAGTCCATCAGCCTGGGCGAACGCCTGCTGAACAAGGTGCTCACCGGCTTCGACAGCAGCCTGGAGAAAATCCCCCAGGAGCGCATCCAGGCGATTCTCGCCGAGTACCGCCTGGAACTGATCGAAGACCTGCTCGAAGACATCGGCCTGGGCAACCGCATGGCCTACGTGGTCGCACGCCGCCTGCTGTCGGCCGACGGCGAGCAACTGCCTGCACCTGAAGGCCCGCTGGCGATCCGTGGTACCGAAGGCCTGGTGCTGAGCTACGCCAAGTGCTGCACGCCAATCCCTGGCGACCCGATCGTCGGCCACCTGTCAGCCGGCAAGGGCATGGTCGTGCACCTGGAGAATTGCCGCAACATCAGTGAAATCCGCCATAACCCGGAGAAGTGCGTACAGCTTTCCTGGGCCAAGGACATCACCGGTGAGTTCAATGTCGAACTGCGTGTCGAACTGGAGCACCAGCGCGGCCTTATCGCCCTGCTGGCCAGCAGCGTCAACGCCGCCGACGGCAACATCGAGAAGATCAGCATGGACGAACGCGACGGCCGTATCAGCGTGGTCCAACTGGTGGTCAGCGTGCACGACCGTGTGCACCTGGCGCGTGTGATCAAGAAGCTGCGTACCCTGACCGGTGTGGTCCGCATCACCCGCATGCGTACGTAG
- the rph gene encoding ribonuclease PH has protein sequence MKRPSGRAADQLRSIRITRNYTKHAEGSVLVEFGDTKVICTVSVENGVPRFLKGQGQGWLTAEYGMLPRSTGERNQREASRGKQGGRTLEIQRLIGRSLRAALDMSKLGDITLYVDCDVIQADGGTRTASITGAMVALCDALAVIKKRGGLKGGNPLKHMIAAVSVGMYQGEAVLDLDYPEDSAAETDLNVVMTSAGGFIEVQGTAEGAPFQPEDFNAMLALAQKGMNDIFELQQAALAD, from the coding sequence ATGAAACGTCCAAGTGGTCGCGCCGCCGATCAGCTCCGCTCGATCCGCATCACCCGCAACTACACCAAGCACGCCGAAGGGTCGGTACTGGTCGAGTTCGGTGACACCAAGGTCATCTGCACGGTCAGCGTGGAAAACGGTGTCCCTCGTTTCCTCAAAGGCCAGGGCCAAGGTTGGCTGACCGCCGAGTACGGCATGCTGCCGCGCTCCACCGGTGAGCGTAACCAGCGCGAAGCCAGCCGTGGCAAGCAGGGTGGCCGCACCCTCGAAATCCAGCGCCTGATCGGCCGTTCGCTGCGCGCCGCGCTGGACATGAGCAAGCTGGGTGACATCACCCTGTATGTCGACTGCGACGTGATCCAGGCCGATGGCGGCACCCGTACTGCGTCCATCACCGGCGCCATGGTCGCCCTGTGCGACGCCTTGGCGGTGATCAAGAAGCGCGGCGGCCTGAAGGGCGGCAACCCGCTCAAGCACATGATTGCTGCCGTGTCGGTAGGCATGTACCAGGGCGAAGCCGTGCTCGACCTGGACTACCCGGAAGACTCCGCTGCCGAAACCGACCTGAACGTGGTGATGACCAGCGCCGGTGGCTTCATCGAAGTGCAGGGCACCGCCGAAGGTGCGCCGTTCCAGCCGGAAGACTTCAACGCCATGCTCGCCCTGGCGCAGAAGGGCATGAACGATATCTTCGAGCTGCAGCAGGCTGCTCTGGCTGACTGA
- the gmk gene encoding guanylate kinase — protein sequence MNHSSGTLYIVSAPSGAGKTSLVTALTKDDQQIRVSVSHTTRAMRPGEEHGVNYHFVVHEEFKALIQQGDFLEHAEVFGNFYGTSRSALQQTLDQGYDLILEIDWQGAQQVRKLMPQALSVFILPPSQEALRQRLDGRGQDSEEIIAGRMKEAVSEMVHYDEYDYLIINDDFDAALEDLKAVFRSNRLVLKKQQQRHGSLLKQLIG from the coding sequence ATGAACCACAGCAGCGGCACCCTCTACATCGTTTCGGCCCCTTCGGGCGCCGGCAAGACCAGCCTGGTAACAGCCCTGACCAAGGACGACCAGCAAATCCGCGTCTCGGTCTCGCACACCACCCGCGCCATGCGCCCGGGCGAGGAACACGGGGTGAACTACCACTTCGTTGTCCACGAGGAGTTCAAGGCGCTGATCCAGCAAGGCGACTTCCTGGAGCATGCCGAAGTGTTCGGCAACTTCTACGGCACCTCGCGCAGTGCGCTGCAGCAGACCCTGGACCAGGGCTATGACCTGATCCTGGAGATCGACTGGCAAGGCGCCCAGCAGGTGCGCAAGCTGATGCCGCAGGCATTGTCGGTGTTCATCCTGCCGCCAAGCCAGGAAGCGCTGCGTCAGCGCCTGGACGGCCGCGGGCAGGACAGCGAAGAGATCATCGCCGGGCGCATGAAGGAAGCGGTCAGCGAGATGGTGCACTACGACGAGTATGACTACCTGATCATCAATGATGATTTCGACGCGGCGCTGGAAGACTTGAAAGCGGTGTTCCGTTCGAACCGGCTGGTGCTGAAGAAACAGCAACAGCGCCACGGGTCTCTACTGAAGCAGTTGATCGGCTGA
- a CDS encoding APC family permease encodes MSNYTEAGRPPDVAADAGNTQRGKGLAKGRLGLLASVVLGISTIAPVYTLTGALGPTVREVGAHLPAVFIVGFLPMLLVALGYRELNSAEPDSGTSFTWSARAFGPMIGWIGGWGLVVATTIVLSNLAGVAVDFFYLFLGQITGKHELAALADNLLINISTCCVFIGLAVWICCRGIATTMTVQYGLVALQLLVLIGFAFAAFGGTTAPPPLEFDFAWFNPFGVESFSAFAAGLSLSIFIFWGWDTCLTVSEESVGSEEVPGKAATWTVMLILGLYLFTAIATLQFAGISETGLGLNNPRIQENVFAHLAGPVMGPLAILMSIAVLASTAASLQSTFVAPARTLLAMGYYGAVPQKFASVCPRSQTPRYATICAGVAAGLFYVTMRTLSENVLADTITALGMMICFYYSLTAFACVWYFRDSLFDSVRHFIMRGLCPLVGGVILSVIFARTAIDSASPDFGSGSHVGGLGLVFVIAAIISVLGIGLMMLSRMRAPAYFLGATLRQQATLPLQE; translated from the coding sequence ATGAGCAATTATACAGAAGCCGGCCGCCCACCCGATGTGGCGGCCGACGCGGGCAACACCCAACGCGGCAAGGGCTTGGCCAAAGGCCGCCTGGGCCTGCTGGCCAGCGTGGTGCTGGGCATTTCCACCATCGCCCCGGTCTACACCCTGACGGGCGCCCTTGGCCCGACCGTGCGCGAGGTGGGTGCCCACCTGCCCGCCGTATTCATCGTCGGCTTCCTGCCGATGCTGCTGGTGGCCCTGGGCTACCGTGAACTGAACTCGGCAGAACCGGACAGCGGTACTTCGTTTACCTGGTCGGCGCGTGCCTTCGGCCCGATGATCGGCTGGATCGGCGGCTGGGGGCTGGTGGTCGCCACTACCATCGTGCTGTCGAACCTGGCGGGGGTGGCGGTCGATTTCTTCTACCTGTTCCTTGGCCAGATCACCGGCAAGCATGAACTGGCAGCGTTGGCCGACAACCTGCTGATCAACATCAGCACTTGTTGCGTGTTCATCGGCCTGGCCGTGTGGATCTGCTGTCGCGGCATCGCCACCACCATGACCGTGCAGTACGGCCTGGTGGCCCTGCAGTTGCTGGTGCTGATCGGCTTTGCCTTTGCCGCCTTCGGCGGCACCACTGCGCCGCCACCGCTGGAGTTCGATTTCGCCTGGTTCAACCCGTTCGGTGTCGAGTCGTTCTCGGCCTTTGCCGCCGGGCTGTCGCTGTCGATCTTCATCTTCTGGGGCTGGGACACGTGCCTGACCGTCAGCGAAGAGTCGGTGGGCAGCGAAGAGGTGCCGGGCAAGGCCGCTACCTGGACCGTGATGTTGATCCTCGGCCTGTACTTGTTCACCGCCATCGCCACCCTGCAGTTTGCCGGTATCAGCGAAACCGGGCTGGGCCTGAACAACCCGCGCATCCAGGAGAACGTCTTCGCCCACCTGGCCGGCCCGGTCATGGGGCCGCTGGCAATCCTGATGTCCATCGCCGTGCTGGCCAGCACCGCGGCGTCGCTGCAGTCCACCTTCGTGGCACCTGCGCGCACCCTGTTGGCCATGGGTTACTACGGTGCGGTGCCGCAGAAGTTCGCCAGCGTCTGCCCGCGTTCGCAAACCCCGCGCTACGCCACCATCTGCGCCGGCGTGGCAGCAGGCCTGTTCTACGTGACCATGCGTACCCTGAGCGAGAACGTGCTGGCGGATACCATCACCGCGCTGGGCATGATGATCTGCTTCTATTATTCGCTGACCGCGTTCGCCTGCGTCTGGTATTTCCGCGACAGCCTGTTCGACAGCGTGCGCCACTTCATCATGCGTGGCCTGTGCCCGCTGGTCGGTGGGGTGATCCTGTCGGTGATCTTCGCACGGACCGCCATCGACAGCGCCTCGCCGGACTTCGGCAGTGGCTCGCATGTGGGCGGGTTGGGGCTGGTATTCGTGATTGCCGCGATCATCTCGGTGCTCGGCATCGGGCTGATGATGCTGTCGCGCATGCGGGCGCCGGCTTACTTCCTGGGGGCTACCCTGCGCCAGCAGGCTACCCTGCCTTTGCAGGAATAA
- the rpoZ gene encoding DNA-directed RNA polymerase subunit omega, with translation MARVTVEDCLEHVDNRFELVMLSTKRARQLATGGKEPRVAWENDKPTVVALREIAEGIVTNEFIAAEEIVTEDPVFAAFEDENNEAV, from the coding sequence ATGGCCCGCGTAACTGTTGAAGACTGCCTGGAACACGTGGATAACCGCTTCGAGCTGGTCATGCTCTCGACCAAGCGCGCTCGCCAGCTGGCGACCGGCGGCAAAGAGCCCCGCGTTGCGTGGGAAAACGACAAACCGACCGTTGTTGCCCTGCGTGAAATCGCCGAAGGCATCGTCACCAACGAGTTCATCGCCGCTGAAGAGATCGTCACCGAGGATCCGGTCTTCGCCGCCTTCGAGGACGAGAACAACGAGGCTGTCTGA
- a CDS encoding YicC/YloC family endoribonuclease has product MVHSMTAFARVERAGSQGTLIWELRSVNHRYLEPHLRLPEALRDLEGAVREGLRQGLSRGKVECTLRLNEDSNGKPLKVDRERAAQLVAAAEEVAGLIKQPAPLNPLEVLSWPGVLVADTSDPQALNAEAMALFDEALAELKAGRQREGQELARLINERLDNMTSEVTTLRALVPQMLAAQRQKILDRFGDMQAELDPQRLEQEMVMLAQKSDVAEELDRLSTHVTEVRRVLKGGGAAGRRLDFLMQELNREANTLGSKAFDPRSTQAAVNLKVLIEQMREQVQNIE; this is encoded by the coding sequence ATGGTGCACAGCATGACCGCTTTTGCTCGTGTCGAGCGCGCCGGCAGCCAAGGCACCCTGATCTGGGAGCTGCGTTCGGTCAACCACCGTTACCTGGAACCCCACCTGCGCCTGCCCGAGGCCCTGCGCGACCTTGAAGGTGCCGTGCGTGAAGGCCTGCGCCAGGGCCTTTCGCGGGGCAAGGTGGAATGTACCCTGCGCCTCAATGAAGACAGCAACGGCAAGCCGCTGAAGGTAGACCGCGAGCGCGCGGCACAGCTGGTCGCAGCCGCCGAGGAAGTGGCCGGCCTGATCAAGCAGCCGGCACCGCTGAACCCGCTGGAAGTGCTGTCGTGGCCGGGTGTGCTGGTGGCCGACACCAGTGATCCACAGGCGCTGAACGCCGAAGCCATGGCCCTGTTCGACGAAGCACTGGCCGAACTCAAGGCCGGCCGCCAGCGCGAAGGCCAGGAATTGGCCCGGCTGATCAACGAGCGCCTGGACAACATGACCAGCGAAGTCACCACCCTGCGCGCCCTGGTGCCGCAGATGCTGGCGGCGCAGCGGCAGAAGATTCTCGACCGTTTCGGCGACATGCAGGCCGAACTCGACCCGCAGCGCCTGGAGCAGGAAATGGTGATGCTGGCCCAGAAGAGCGACGTGGCCGAGGAGCTCGACCGCCTCAGCACCCACGTCACCGAAGTGCGCCGCGTGCTCAAGGGTGGTGGCGCCGCCGGCCGACGCCTGGACTTCCTGATGCAGGAACTCAACCGCGAAGCCAACACCCTCGGCTCCAAGGCCTTCGACCCACGTAGCACGCAAGCGGCGGTCAACCTGAAGGTATTGATCGAACAGATGCGTGAACAAGTACAGAACATCGAGTAA
- a CDS encoding RidA family protein, with product MSKTVITSDKAPAAIGTYSQAIKAGNTVYMSGQIPLDPKTMELVEGFEAQTVQVFENLKSVAEAAGGSFKDIVKLNIFLTDLSHFAKVNEVMGRYFEQPYPARAAIGVAALPKGAQVEMDAILVIE from the coding sequence ATGAGCAAGACCGTCATCACTAGCGACAAGGCCCCAGCCGCCATCGGCACCTACTCGCAGGCGATCAAGGCCGGCAATACGGTGTACATGTCGGGCCAGATCCCGCTGGACCCTAAGACCATGGAACTGGTCGAAGGCTTCGAAGCCCAGACCGTGCAGGTGTTCGAGAACCTGAAGTCCGTGGCTGAAGCCGCTGGCGGTTCGTTCAAGGACATCGTCAAGCTGAACATCTTCCTCACCGACCTGAGCCACTTCGCCAAGGTCAACGAGGTAATGGGCCGCTACTTCGAACAGCCCTACCCGGCCCGTGCCGCCATTGGCGTTGCCGCGCTGCCGAAAGGCGCCCAGGTCGAAATGGACGCCATCCTGGTCATCGAATGA
- a CDS encoding gamma-glutamyl-gamma-aminobutyrate hydrolase family protein, which translates to MSANAVPLIGVSACRQQVGKNSSHTVGDKYVEAAGFAGLPLILPARDGGSDTQALLARLHGIVFTGSPSNIEPHHYNGAPSVAGTRHDLARDRLTLPLLQAAIAAGVPVFCICRGYQELNVALGGSLHQRVQEMPGYLDHREPEDAPLEVQYGPRHPVGIEPGGVFERLGLAAQFEVNSLHSQGIDRLAPGLRVEARAPDGLIEAVSMPAAPGFVLGVQWHPEWRFTENPVSLRLFQAFREACVAYAAREGARQETF; encoded by the coding sequence ATGAGCGCAAATGCGGTCCCCTTGATCGGTGTCAGCGCCTGCCGCCAGCAGGTGGGGAAGAACTCGTCGCACACGGTAGGCGACAAGTATGTCGAGGCGGCCGGCTTTGCCGGTTTGCCGCTGATCCTGCCGGCCCGAGACGGGGGCAGCGACACGCAGGCGCTGTTGGCCCGGCTGCACGGCATTGTTTTTACCGGCTCGCCTTCAAATATCGAACCGCATCATTACAATGGCGCCCCTAGCGTAGCCGGCACCCGGCACGATCTGGCGCGCGATCGCCTGACCCTGCCGCTGCTGCAGGCAGCGATTGCCGCCGGCGTGCCGGTGTTCTGCATCTGCCGTGGCTACCAGGAACTGAATGTGGCGCTTGGCGGCAGCCTGCACCAGCGCGTGCAGGAAATGCCCGGGTACCTTGACCACCGCGAACCTGAGGACGCACCCCTGGAGGTGCAATACGGCCCTCGTCACCCTGTCGGCATCGAGCCAGGCGGGGTGTTCGAGCGCCTGGGCCTGGCGGCGCAGTTCGAGGTCAACTCGCTGCACAGCCAGGGTATCGACCGCCTCGCCCCGGGCCTGCGTGTCGAGGCACGGGCCCCGGATGGCCTGATCGAAGCGGTATCCATGCCTGCGGCGCCGGGCTTTGTGCTTGGCGTGCAGTGGCACCCGGAGTGGCGCTTCACCGAAAACCCGGTCTCGCTGCGCCTGTTCCAGGCGTTTCGCGAGGCCTGCGTTGCCTACGCGGCACGGGAGGGCGCACGGCAGGAGACATTCTGA
- a CDS encoding SDR family oxidoreductase — MSDLSVMVVGCGDVGGRLALQMLGKGWQVSGLRRAVGQLPAGVQPVAADLAEPSIPQAWPQGPLDYLVYCVAASQHDEAGYQAAYVDGLRHVLAWLAERGQRPRRLLFVSSSSVYAQKDGEWIEEGAATEPEGYSGRVMLEAERLALASGIPASVVRLTGIYGPGREWLLSQVRQGYRVAEEPPLYGNRIHAEDAASLLAFLLQADADGKVLDDYYIGVDDDPAPLADVVAWLRAYMGVTEWSDEQRVRRTGSKRCSNARARALGWAPVYPSYKEGYAAILKGKA; from the coding sequence ATGTCAGACCTTTCCGTGATGGTGGTGGGTTGTGGTGATGTAGGTGGGCGTCTGGCCCTGCAAATGCTGGGCAAAGGCTGGCAGGTAAGCGGCCTGCGCCGCGCTGTCGGGCAGTTGCCTGCGGGCGTTCAACCGGTTGCCGCGGACCTGGCCGAACCGTCGATCCCGCAAGCCTGGCCACAGGGTCCGCTGGATTACCTGGTGTACTGCGTGGCGGCCAGCCAGCACGACGAGGCCGGTTACCAGGCGGCCTATGTGGATGGCTTGCGCCATGTGCTGGCCTGGCTGGCCGAGCGAGGCCAGCGCCCCCGTCGCCTGCTGTTCGTCTCCAGCAGCAGTGTGTATGCGCAGAAGGACGGCGAGTGGATCGAGGAAGGCGCGGCCACCGAGCCTGAAGGTTATTCCGGGCGGGTGATGCTGGAGGCTGAGCGGCTGGCGCTGGCCAGTGGTATCCCGGCGAGCGTTGTGCGCCTGACGGGCATCTACGGCCCAGGCCGCGAGTGGCTGCTGAGCCAGGTGCGCCAGGGTTACCGTGTGGCCGAGGAGCCACCGCTGTATGGCAACCGCATCCACGCCGAGGATGCCGCCAGCCTGTTGGCGTTTCTGCTGCAGGCCGATGCCGATGGCAAGGTGCTGGACGACTACTACATTGGCGTTGACGACGACCCGGCGCCGCTGGCTGACGTGGTGGCCTGGCTGCGGGCATACATGGGGGTTACCGAGTGGTCCGATGAACAACGGGTGCGGCGTACCGGCAGCAAGCGCTGCAGCAACGCCCGAGCCCGGGCATTGGGCTGGGCGCCGGTGTATCCGAGCTACAAGGAAGGCTATGCCGCCATCCTGAAAGGAAAAGCTTAG